The Porphyromonas pogonae genome segment TTACCAAAATCTATGTTCATCCATACCGTAAAGTTCCTGTACACGACGAGTATCGTCTTTTTTCTTGGCACGAACGTAGCTTACTGAGATGTTTTTGCGAGTGTAATAGGATGTGATTGCTTTGTACTCTTTTACCTGTTCATAGATAGCGTTAATCATATCCATACGTTCCTTGTCGTTCATCGAGAAAGAACCATTTTGCACTATGGATTTCAACTCTTTGATTGACTCGCCGCTCAATTCAAGCAATCGGGCATAACCCGATGCCATCGCAGCAAGTTCGGTTGGACGAAAGTTGGTGTCGGAAAGCATTCGTTTGTAAGCATCCACGTAAATTCCCGTGATGTCGCCCACCATAACCAATGTTTCCTTTACCTTGTAAGCATCGCCGATTAAGTTGTTTACTTTTTTAAGGGCATCATAATACTTTTTGGTGTCGTTGTAGAGTTTTTCCACTTCTTTAAACCCGTTCAGGGTGTTTTTTACGGTTTTACTTGCCGTGGCTATCTCTTTAACCGAGTTGGCGATATTACCTGCAAAGTTACCCGGGTCGGTTACCACCCATTGGGCGTTGGCTGTCCCGAAACAAAGAGCAAAAGCCAATAGAATAAGAGAAAGTTTCGCTTTCATGATGATAATTTTTAAAAGGTTATTGATTTGATTTATTTCCATTTCTTTTCTCCCTTGCCTTTTCAGCAAGTTGTTTGATTGCCTGTTCAATGTTGCCATCGAGCTTTTCAGCCAAATTGAGCACTTCCATTTTTTCGGTCTCTTCGGTGGTGTAGGTCAAATACTCTTCCGTGGAAACCTCGGTAGCATAAACGGCAGATTGTGTCCCACCCAAACCAATCCACACTTCTTTATAGAGCCTGCCTCCGTCGTTGTTCATGTTAATGGAAAGGATTTGCGATTTCTCTTTTTCTGTCAGACCCAACAAGTTCTGTATGCTGTCGAACTTATTGGCATACTTGCGTTGGTCTAACAGGATTTTACAGTCCGAGTTATTGATGATACTCTCTTTCACGATAGGACTTTGAATAATATCGTCCACTTCCTGCGTTACCACAATGGCTTCTCCAAAATATTTGCGGACGGTTTTGTATAGATACTTGATATAATCCGCCATATTTGCCGATGCAATAGCTTTCCACGCTTCTTCAATCAATATCATCTTGCGAATACCTTTCAGGCGTCGCATCTTATTGATAAAGACTTCCATAATGATAATGGTTACTACCGGAAATAGGTCTTTATTGTCTTTCACCGCATCAATTTCAAACACGATAAAGCGTTTGGATAACAAGTCGATGTTTTTATCGGAATTGAGCAGAAAATCGTAGCGACCGCCTTTGTAGTACTGTTTGAGCGTAGTCAAAAGATTATCGATATTGAAATCTTCTTTGGTTACTTTGATGTCCCTGTTTTCCAAATCATTTCGATAAGTATCCCTGAGAAATTCGTAAAACGAATTAAATCCGGGCACAATCTCTCTGTTTTCTCGGATAAGGTCAAGATACACGTTCACGGCAGAACCCAATTCGCCCGCTTCCGTTTTAGAAATCTTTTCGTCTTCGCTTTTCCATAGCGTTAACAAAAGCGTAGAGATACTTTCCCGTTTTTCTACGTCATAAACATAGTCATCGGTGTAAAACGGATTAAACGAAATGGGATTTTCATCGGTATAGGTGTAATAAATACCGTCTTCTCCTTTTGTTTTACGGTTAATCAACGAGCAAAGTCCCTGATACGAGTTTCCCGTATCCACAAGCAGTACGTGTGTGCCTTGCTCGTAGTATTGGCGTACCATGTGGTTGGTAAAAAAGGATTTTCCGCTTCCCGATGGTCCTAAAATAAATTTATTTCGGTTCGTGATAACGCCTTTTTTCATCGGCAAATCGGAAATATCCAAATGCAGCGGTTTTCCCGTGAGCCTGTCCGCCATTTTAATACCGAAAGGCGACGGCGAACTTTTGTAGTTGGTCTCTCCGGTAAAGAAACAGAGTGCCTGTTCGATAAAGGTAAAGAAACTCTCTTCGGCGGGGAAATCGCCTGCATTACCCGGCATTGCCGCCCAATAGAGCGTTCCGGCATCTACGGTGTTGTGTCGTGGACGGCACTCCATAAGGGCAAGAGCCGAACCAACATCGTTTTTTATCTGTTTGAGTTCTTCTTTGTCATTGCTCCACGCCAACACGTTGAAGTGTGCTTTGATGGAAGTCAAACCTTGCGAATGTGCCACGTTCAGATACTCTTCTATCCACTCCCGATTGATTTGGTTGGAACGAGAATATCTTGCCAACGAAAGCATATTGCGAGCTTGCTTCTCGAAGTTTCGCAAGTTTTCATCGCTATCCCCGATAAACAGATATTGATTGTAGATATGGTTGCACGAAAGTAACAACCCCACGGGTGCGGCAAAAGATAGTCGGCAATCCGAGCGGTCGGTGGATAGTTTTTCATAACGACTGTCGGTGCTGACATTTGTCGGCAAATCATCGGTATCGCTAAGCGTGTGAAGGCAGAGTATATTGTCGCCTATTTTCACTTCCGACGCTCCGAGTTTTATATCTGCCAAAGATGCCTGCTCCGCTTCATTTAGTGTAAAATAGCGGTCTAATAATCCCCTTTTTCTATTCGTCCCGCAAATATCGTCTGCCGAAAGACGGGTAAGTTGCATTATTCCGCTGTCGTTAATAATCCGCTCGAACTGATCCACGCTTTCCAAAAATCGACCGATGGTCTCTTTGTCTTTTATCTCTTTAGGTAAAATAGTTCCCCGGCACAAAGTGCTGAAATCACTCTGTTGTGCCATTCGTTGTTTGGTGGTTTTGGTCAGATAGAGATATACGGAATGGTTGAGAAACGGACGTTCATTGAAATGTCTTTTATACGAACGGCTCAAAAAAGAGAGATTTTCCTTGCCGAAATCGGAACGGTAATTCTCTTTGATAAACCAATCTTGCTTATGCAAAATGCTGTAATCGGGCAATACACGCACGGCTTTGTTCCAAGTGGCGTGCATTATTTCGTATTCGGGCGATGTAAGGGTAAAAAGTTCGGGCAGTTCCAACGAGAAGGCAACGGTTACATCGGCATCTTTCGATACGATGCAATCGCCTTCAATCGCCAAAAGCGGGAACTTATCTTCCAATCGGCTTTTCTTGCTGATGTTTCTCATCGAGTTGCTCCTTTCTTGCGGTTAGATTTTTGTATAAGACGGCACACCGAACTACGGCAGATCAA includes the following:
- a CDS encoding TraG family conjugative transposon ATPase, translated to MRNISKKSRLEDKFPLLAIEGDCIVSKDADVTVAFSLELPELFTLTSPEYEIMHATWNKAVRVLPDYSILHKQDWFIKENYRSDFGKENLSFLSRSYKRHFNERPFLNHSVYLYLTKTTKQRMAQQSDFSTLCRGTILPKEIKDKETIGRFLESVDQFERIINDSGIMQLTRLSADDICGTNRKRGLLDRYFTLNEAEQASLADIKLGASEVKIGDNILCLHTLSDTDDLPTNVSTDSRYEKLSTDRSDCRLSFAAPVGLLLSCNHIYNQYLFIGDSDENLRNFEKQARNMLSLARYSRSNQINREWIEEYLNVAHSQGLTSIKAHFNVLAWSNDKEELKQIKNDVGSALALMECRPRHNTVDAGTLYWAAMPGNAGDFPAEESFFTFIEQALCFFTGETNYKSSPSPFGIKMADRLTGKPLHLDISDLPMKKGVITNRNKFILGPSGSGKSFFTNHMVRQYYEQGTHVLLVDTGNSYQGLCSLINRKTKGEDGIYYTYTDENPISFNPFYTDDYVYDVEKRESISTLLLTLWKSEDEKISKTEAGELGSAVNVYLDLIRENREIVPGFNSFYEFLRDTYRNDLENRDIKVTKEDFNIDNLLTTLKQYYKGGRYDFLLNSDKNIDLLSKRFIVFEIDAVKDNKDLFPVVTIIIMEVFINKMRRLKGIRKMILIEEAWKAIASANMADYIKYLYKTVRKYFGEAIVVTQEVDDIIQSPIVKESIINNSDCKILLDQRKYANKFDSIQNLLGLTEKEKSQILSINMNNDGGRLYKEVWIGLGGTQSAVYATEVSTEEYLTYTTEETEKMEVLNLAEKLDGNIEQAIKQLAEKAREKRNGNKSNQ
- a CDS encoding DUF4141 domain-containing protein, producing the protein MKAKLSLILLAFALCFGTANAQWVVTDPGNFAGNIANSVKEIATASKTVKNTLNGFKEVEKLYNDTKKYYDALKKVNNLIGDAYKVKETLVMVGDITGIYVDAYKRMLSDTNFRPTELAAMASGYARLLELSGESIKELKSIVQNGSFSMNDKERMDMINAIYEQVKEYKAITSYYTRKNISVSYVRAKKKDDTRRVQELYGMDEHRFW